A window of Tripterygium wilfordii isolate XIE 37 chromosome 7, ASM1340144v1, whole genome shotgun sequence contains these coding sequences:
- the LOC120001646 gene encoding uncharacterized protein LOC120001646 yields the protein MSEGPKLYTNKPKKAQLKQCQVQQQGKGFTSPSPSTASLSTPAAAAQSSAAASYKMGSAPPPPPQPPKESFARRYKFLWPILLTVNIAVGGYLFMRTKKKDTSSVEEEVPKDVPSNPAAMTAKIAEETMLAIKMPTRREPIPEDQQRELFKWMLEEKRKVKPKDPEEKKHIDEEKAILKQFIRAKSIPSI from the coding sequence ATGAGCGAAGGACCAAAGCTTTACACCAACAAACCCAAGAAAGCGCAGCTGAAGCAATGCCAAGTTCAACAACAAGGTAAGGGTTTCACTTCACCATCACCATCTACGGCATCTTTGTCAACACCAGCAGCGGCTGCACAATCTTCTGCAGCAGCATCATACAAGATGGGGTCTGCACCTCCGCCACCACCTCAGCCGCCAAAGGAATCTTTTGCCCGCCGTTATAAGTTCCTTTGGCCCATTCTTTTGACTGTCAATATTGCTGTTGGAGGTTACCTATTCATGAGAACCAAGAAGAAAGATACCAGTAGTGTTGAGGAAGAAGTTCCAAAAGATGTTCCTTCAAATCCAGCTGCTATGACTGCCAAAATTGCAGAGGAAACTATGCTAGCTATCAAAATGCCCACAAGGCGAGAGCCAATTCCCGAGGATCAGCAGCGTGAACTTTTCAAGTGGATGTTGGAGGAGAAGAGGAAGGTTAAACCAAAGGATCCTGAAGAAAAGAAGCATATCGATGAAGAGAAAGCAATTCTCAAACAATTTATTCGAGCCAAGTCCATTCCAAGTATCTAG
- the LOC120001948 gene encoding DDT domain-containing protein PTM-like, with protein sequence MEPTQQKRPRGRPRKRKAEDGATDAKSSIKTKRRVVEMRCVPLVDRYVLKEFKGNGIYLGKITHYDTGYYRVDYEDGDSEELDSGELREIILTENDFDGDLSARKKKLDELVVENSVKRKNDLEKKAVEWKKDLDQFEASALSVASGGSMIENDDEQVETDADSSSVSAEDVAFRDSSYETRDPRIPPPLLPPSSGTIPVPEDYVSYLFSVYSFLRSFSICLFLSPFGLADFVGALNFHVRNTLLDAIHLALMRALKCHLETLSLDGSDSVATCLRSADWSLLDAFTWPVYLIQYLTVMRYTKGPEWKGFHDDALKREYYSLPVGRKLVILQILCDDVSESAEFRAEIDMREETEVGIDVDAVATKFRENGPRRVHPRYAKTSACKDKGSEMKTLCYTKSLVSQDSETDVVAADVDVDKNSDECRLCGMDGMLLCCDGCPSAYHFRCINVGKSSIREGRWYCPECKINQTEPPITVGTSLRGAEDFGIDLYERVFLGTCDYLLVLGDSVNGEPFCRYYNRNDIPRVVQALLSSVQHESSYSGICKAILQYWSIPENAFPLLRKVETITDSNVDDGEAVVPFQSQVITNHKVPGKAEAENSVSLDESDRDHVALSCLEISVGKVNQTELGGPVSNGETIRFLDFAPQNVKVPDRIMTESAKLTNSVSPAADPSGKLYQSLVGRSSAVDLAICNPASSSASFLVHANSMYVPVQISSHGKEGDNSCVGRNARNSSEGCSFRELPFKPHSYTNQYMLGDFAASAAANLAIISSEEARSLEALKLGNARKIASANISLQVKAFSLSASRFFCPIPDKKLMEFPRERCGWCEACKLPQNSRRACLLNSAASTATKGAMKFLNGPFPINNQDGSLSSIAAYILYMEESLYGLIVGPFLSASYRQQWRKQVGEASTCSALKMLLVQLEENIRVISFSGDWVKHVDDCLVESSVDQSAAGTVGTVQKRGPGGKRYRRQSGISEAVVGDCHDKVFIWWEGGKLLKSLFQKALLPSSMVKKGARQGGLRKISGIQYTNGSDIPKRSRRLVWRAAVEKTFNTSQLAFQVRYLDLHVRWSDLVRLEQNPQDVKGPEMEASAFRNATICDKRIVENKTTYGVFFGNQKHLPSRVMKNIIEIEQRGDGNKKYWFPEICIPLYLIREYEESVEKVILPLAKNPVSELSEVQRRQLNDSRRDIFYYLALKRDKLGKCTCNSCQLDVLLRNAVKCSACQGYCHEQCTQSSTVYMNEEVEFSITCYRCYHPLLTAQKDNSSGSPTSPLSLQRREHHNVEAVNKSAKPKSCNQPLASAITQERDSETMQANSVSSLSAKSKKCSWGVIWKKKNNEDAGIEFRHKNILLRGSSDLQTLKPVCNLCKKQYNADAMYIHCETCTNWFHAKAVELEESKLSDVMGFKCCKCRRIKSPKCPYDDASDVEKAEGSKPCSRVPKEENIAGNSDPAIASAFKVGKPTTRFPAAEDWKKEYDPLFFSLSRVEQMTEHNSGMGPQKLPVRRHVKHEKEIDGFSENNSTHAEASIVPDSNHLMDANEEFSFVKWDVSSNNLEGAVVHVKDEVKCEDMEFEPQTYFTFEELLAPDDAGHLDEFDASGNLLENGEYQSWGVSQDGVYEQYEMEASNGFLQPTTTTMCCHSCAQIEPAPDLCCEICGLAIHSQCNHWAELSPLNGGWRCGNCREWQ encoded by the exons ATGGAGCCTACCCAACAGAAGAGACCGAGGGGTCGACCGAGGAAACGGAAGGCTGAGGATGGCGCCACAGATGCTAAATCGAGTATCAAAACCAAGAGACGGGTGGTGGAGATGCGATGCGTGCCGCTTGTGGACCGATATGTGCTGAAAGAATTTAAGGGTAACGGTATTTATTTAGGCAAAATTACGCATTATGATACCGGATATTATAGGGTGGATTATGAGGACGGAGATTCTGAGGAGTTGGACAGTGGCGAATTGCGCGAGATCATTCTCACTGAAAATGATTTCGATGGTGATTTAAGTGCTAGGAAGAAGAAACTGGACGAACTAGTGGTGGAAAATAGTGTGAAGAGAAAGAATGATTTGGAGAAAAAGGCAGTGGAGTGGAAAAAGGATTTGGATCAGTTTGAAGCATCGGCACTGAGTGTGGCGAGTGGTGGATCAATGATTGAGAATGATGatgagcaagttgagacagaTGCTGATTCGTCTTCTGTTTCTGCTGAGGATGTAGCTTTCAGGGACTCGAGTTATGAGACTAGGGATCCTCGGATCCCACCCCCACTATTACCTCCATCTTCTGGGACCATACCTGTGCCAGAGGATTATGTTTCATATCTTTTCTCAGTATACAGTTTCTTGCGGTCTTTTAGCATCTGCCTGTTTCTGTCTCCCTTTGGATTGGCTGACTTTGTTGGGGCTCTCAATTTCCATGTTCGGAACACTTTGCTGGATGCCATTCATTTGGCTTTGATGCGTGCTTTAAAGTGCCATCTTGAAACACTCTCGTTGGATGGCTCAGATTCTGTGGCAACATGTTTGAG GAGTGCTGATTGGAGTTTACTTGATGCATTCACTTGGCCTGTTTATTTGATCCAGTATCTTACAGTGATGCGCTACACTAAAGGTCCCGAGTGGAAAGGGTTTCATGACGATGCCTTGAAAAGGGAATATTATTCCTTACCAGTGGGCAGGAAGTTGGTGATTCTGCAAATCCTGTGTGATGATGTCTCAGAGTCTGCAGAATTCAGAGCTGAAATTGACATGCGTGAAGAAACAGAAGTTGGAATAGATGTTGATGCAGTTGCAACCAAATTTCGTGAAAATGGACCTAGAAGAGTCCATCCAAGATATGCTAAAACTTCAGCCTGCAAGGATAAAGGAAGTGAGATGAAGACTTTGTGTTATACAAAATCCTTGGTTTCCCAAGATTCTGAAACTGACGTGGTTGCTGCTGATGTTGATGTGGATAAGAATAGTGATGAATGCCGGCTTTGTGGCATGGATGGTATGTTGCTTTGTTGTGATGGTTGCCCGTCAGCGTACCATTTTAGATGTATTAATGTCGGTAAATCGTCTATACGAGAAGGGAGGTGGTATTGTCCtgagtgcaaaattaatcagACTGAGCCACCTATTACAGTGGGAACATCACTTAGAGGAGCAGAAGATTTTGGCATTGATTTATATGAGCGAGTCTTCTTGGGTACCTGCGATTACTTACTTGT ACTTGGGGATTCTGTCAATGGAGAACCATTTTGCAGATACTATAACAGAAATGACATTCCAAGAGTTGTGCAAGCACTTCTTTCATCCGTTCAACATGAATCGTCTTATTCAGGGATATGCAAGGCAATTTTACAGTATTGGAGTATCCCAGAAAATGCCTTCCCTTTACTAAGAAAGGTAGAAACAATTACAGATTCAAATGTTGACGATGGAGAAGCTGTCGTGCCATTTCAATCTCAGGTCATTACAAATCATAAAGTTCCAGGCAAGGCTGAAGCTGAGAATTCAGTTAGTTTAGATGAAAGTGATAGGGATCATGTGGCTCTATCTTGCCTTGAAATCTCAGTTGGTAAAGTGAACCAAACTGAATTGGGTGGTCCCGTGTCCAATGGTGAAACAATAAGATTTCTGGATTTCGCTCCTCAGAATGTGAAAGTTCCTGATCGGATAATGACGGAGTCTGCCAAGTTGACCAATTCAGTTAGCCCGGCAGCTGACCCATCAGGTAAACTGTATCAAAGCTTGGTTGGCAGATCAAGTGCAGTAGATCTTGCTATATGCAACCCAGCTAGCAGCAGTGCCAGTTTCCTTGTCCATGCAAATAGTATGTATGTACCTGTGCAAATCTCCTCTCATGGCAAGGAAGGCGATAATTCCTGTGTTGGAAGGAATGCTAGGAATTCGTCTGAAGGTTGTTCATTTCGAGAGTTGCCTTTTAAACCTCATAGTTACACAAATCAATATATGCTAGGGGATTTTGCTGCATCTGCTGCAGCTAATCTAGCTATTATTTCATCAGAAGAAGCTAGATCTTTAGAGGCTTTAAAGTTAGGCAACGCAAGGAAAATTGCATCTGCTAACATTTCACTGCAAGTTAAAGCATTTTCTTTATCAGCCTCTCGTTTTTTCTGCCCAATTCCTGATAAGAAGCTTATGGAGTTTCCGAGGGAGAGGTGTGGTTGGTGTGAGGCATGCAAGCTTCCGCAGAATAGCAGGAGAGCATGCCTGTTAAATTCTGCAGCCTCAACCGCGACTAAAGGTGCCATGAAGTTCCTTAATGGTCCGTTCCCTATAAACAATCAAGATGGAAGTCTTTCCAGCATTGCTGCGTATATTTTGTACATGGAGGAGAGTTTATACGGTCTTATAGTTGGCCCCTTTCTGAGTGCAAGCTACAGACAACAATGGCGTAAACAAGTGGGAGAAGCGTCAACTTGCAGTGCATTGAAGATGCTTTTGGTTCAA CTTGAGGAGAACATCCGTGTTATTTCATTTTCTGGAGATTGGGTTAAACATGTGGATGACTGTTTGGTTGAATCTTCTGTGGACCAAAGTGCTGCTGGCACTGTGGGAACAGTGCAGAAACGTGGACCTGGTGGGAAGCGATACAGAAGGCAATCTGGCATTTCGGAAGCTGTGGTGGGTGATTGCCATGACAAAGTTTTCATTTGGTGGGAAGGGGGGAAGCTATTAAAGTCTTTGTTTCAGAAAGCACTTTTGCCTTCATCAATGGTTAAGAAAGGAGCTCGGCAAG GTGGTTTAAGAAAGATATCTGGTATTCAATACACCAATGGTTCAGACATTCCTAAAAGAAGCAGACGGTTGGTCTGGAGAGCTGCAGTTGAGAAGACATTTAACACATCGCAGCTtgcttttcag GTGAGATACTTAGACCTTCATGTTAGATGGAGTGATCTTGTTCGCCTGGAACAGAATCCTCAGGATGTAAAAGGTCCAGAGATGGAAGCCTCTGCTTTTAGAAATGCGACTATTTGCGACAAGCGGATCGTGGAGAACAAGACTACTTATGGAGTTTTTTTTGGGAATCAGAAACATCTTCCTTCGCGTGTAATGAAGAACATCATTGAAATTGAGCAAAGAGGAGATGGAAACAAGAAGTACTGGTTCCCAGAGATTTGCATTCCCTTATATTTGATCAGAGAGTATGAAGAAAGTGTTGAGAAGGTTATCTTACCTTTGGCTAAGAATCCTGTTAGTGAACTGTCAGAGGTACAGAGAAGACAGTTGAACGATTCCCGCAGGGACATATTTTACTATCTTGCATTGAAGCGAGACAAGTTGGGCAAGTGTACTTGTAACTCATGCCAGCTGGATGTTTTACTTAG GAATGCGGTCAAGTGCAGTGCTTGCCAAG GCTATTGTCATGAGCAGTGCACTCAAAGTTCAACTGTATATATGAATGAGGAAGTGGAGTTCTCGATCACCTGCTACCGGTGTTATCATCCCCTTCTTACTGCTCAAAAAGATAATAGTAGTGGATCTCCAACTAGTCCATTGTCCTTGCAAAGGCGAGAACATCATAATGTGGAAGCAGTCAACAAAAGTGCAAAGCCTAAAAGTTGCAACCAACCATTAGCATCTGCCATAACTCAAGAGAGAGATTCTGAAACGATGCAAGCAAATTCAGTTTCTAGTTTGTCGGCAAAAAGCAAAAAATGTTCTTGGGGTGTCATatggaaaaagaagaacaatgaaGATGCTGGCATTGAGTTCAGGCATAAAAACATTCTTTTAAGGGGCAGTTCAGATTTGCAGACATTGAAACCTGTTTGTAATCTGTGCAAAAAACAGTATAACGCTGATGCAATGTATATTCACTGTGAAACTTGTACAA ATTGGTTCCATGCTAAAGCTGTTGAACTTGAGGAGTCAAAACTTTCTGACGTGATGGGCTTCAAGTGTTGCAAGTGTCGTAGGATAAAGTCACCCAAATGTCCATATGATGATGCATCAGATGTTGAGAAGGCCGAGGGCTCTAAGCCATGCAGTAGGgtgccaaaagaagaaaacatagCAGGGAACTCCGATCCCGCCATTGCTTCTGCATTTAAAGTAGGCAAACCCACAACAAGGTTTCCTGCAGCTGAGGATTGGAAGAAAGAGTATGatcctcttttcttctctctttcaagAGTTGAGCAAATGACAGAGCACAATTCTGGGATGGGTCCTCAGAAACTACCAGTCAGAAGACATGTGAAGCATGAGAAAGAAATCGATGGTTTCTCTGAGAATAATTCTACTCATGCTGAAGCATCCATAGTTCCTGATAGCAATCACTTAATGGATGCAAATGAAGaattttcttttgtaaaatGGGATGTTTCTAGTAACAACCTTGAAGGTGCAGTAGTGCATGTTAAGGATGAAGTTAAGTGTGAGGATATGGAGTTTGAGCCTCAGACCTACTTCACTTTCGAGGAGTTGCTCGCACCCGATGATGCTGGCCACTTGGATGAATTTGATGCTTCTGGTAATCTCTTGGAAAATGGGGAATATCAAAGTTGGGGAGTTTCACAGGATGGAGTCTATGAACAGTATGAAATGGAAGCATCCAATGGTTTTCTGCAACCTACTACTACTACAATGTGTTGCCACAGTTGTGCACAGATAGAACCAGCCCCTGATCTTTGTTGCGAGATTTGTGGTTTAGCCATTCATAGTCAATGCAACCATTGGGCTGAGTTGTCACCTTTGAACGGTGGCTGGAGGTGTGGCAACTGCCGAGAGTGGCAGTAG